The Paenibacillus tianjinensis genome has a window encoding:
- the gatA gene encoding Asp-tRNA(Asn)/Glu-tRNA(Gln) amidotransferase subunit GatA, with protein sequence MSLFQYRLPELHNMLHSKELSVSELTEQSLAAIAERDGKVHAFLTLNEEGARQSARALDDKLASGAARGLLFGLPAGIKDNIVTKGLRTTCASKFLDNFQPIYDATVVSKLRQADAVTIGKLNMDEFAMGGSNENSAYAAVRNPWNLEHVPGGSSGGSAAAVAAGEVLFALGSDTGGSIRQPASYCGVVGLKPTYGLVSRYGLVAFASSLDQIGPVTRNVEDSAYVLQAIAGYDAQDSTSAKVDIPDYLSALTGDISGLRIGVPKEYIGEGVDASVRETVLSALKVLEGLGAVWEEVSLPHTEYAVATYYLLASSEASSNLARFDGVRYGVRVDEGGGLLDLYHNSRSRGFGPEVKRRIMLGTYALSSGYYDAYYLKAQKVRTLIKQDFDEVFKKYDVVIGPTAPTTAFKLGSQTEDPLTMYLNDILTIPVNLAGIPAVSIPCGFAEGLPVGLQIIGKEFDESTVLRVAHAFEQNTDYHKERPQL encoded by the coding sequence TTGAGCCTGTTTCAATATCGATTGCCTGAACTACATAACATGCTGCACAGCAAAGAACTTTCCGTCAGTGAGCTGACCGAACAATCCCTGGCTGCCATAGCAGAACGTGACGGTAAAGTGCACGCATTTCTAACGTTAAATGAGGAGGGGGCACGCCAGTCAGCGCGGGCGCTGGATGATAAGCTGGCTTCCGGAGCAGCGCGTGGCCTGCTGTTTGGACTTCCTGCCGGAATCAAGGACAATATTGTCACCAAGGGGCTGCGCACTACCTGTGCCAGTAAGTTCCTTGATAACTTCCAGCCGATTTATGACGCGACAGTTGTTTCGAAGCTGCGCCAGGCGGATGCGGTAACGATCGGCAAGCTGAATATGGACGAGTTTGCCATGGGCGGCTCCAACGAGAACTCCGCCTATGCGGCTGTGCGCAATCCGTGGAATCTGGAACATGTTCCAGGCGGTTCCAGCGGCGGCTCGGCAGCTGCGGTAGCTGCTGGAGAGGTATTGTTCGCGCTTGGTTCGGATACCGGCGGTTCGATCCGCCAGCCCGCTTCATACTGCGGAGTGGTTGGCCTTAAGCCGACTTACGGTCTGGTATCGCGCTATGGCCTGGTTGCCTTTGCCTCCTCGCTCGACCAGATTGGTCCGGTTACCCGCAACGTTGAGGATTCCGCTTATGTACTGCAGGCGATCGCGGGATATGATGCCCAGGATTCCACCTCGGCCAAAGTAGATATTCCCGACTACCTGAGCGCACTGACCGGTGACATTTCGGGACTGCGCATCGGGGTGCCGAAAGAGTATATCGGCGAAGGCGTGGATGCTTCTGTCCGCGAGACAGTACTCTCTGCATTGAAGGTGCTTGAAGGCCTTGGCGCCGTCTGGGAAGAAGTCTCTCTGCCGCATACCGAATACGCGGTAGCAACATATTACCTGCTTGCTTCTTCGGAGGCTTCCTCCAACCTGGCCCGGTTTGACGGTGTCCGTTATGGGGTGCGCGTCGATGAAGGCGGCGGTCTGCTTGATTTGTATCACAATTCCCGCAGCCGCGGCTTCGGGCCTGAAGTGAAGCGCCGGATCATGCTGGGGACTTATGCGCTGAGCTCCGGATATTATGATGCTTATTATTTGAAGGCGCAGAAGGTTCGCACCTTGATTAAGCAGGACTTCGATGAGGTCTTCAAAAAGTACGATGTGGTTATCGGGCCGACGGCTCCGACGACCGCCTTTAAGCTGGGTTCGCAGACGGAAGATCCGCTGACGATGTATTTAAACGATATTCTGACCATACCGGTCAATCTCGCCGGCATTCCAGCAGTCAGCATTCCTTGCGGCTTTGCCGAAGGACTGCCTGTCGGCCTGCAGATTATCGGCAAGGAATTTGACGAGAGCACCGTGCTGCGCGTTGCGCATGCCTTTGAACAAAATACAGACTACCACAAAGAGCGGCCACAGCTGTAA
- the gatC gene encoding Asp-tRNA(Asn)/Glu-tRNA(Gln) amidotransferase subunit GatC translates to MSITVKDVQHVAKLARLQLSPEEEATFTEQMNAILQYAEKLNELDTENVKPTTHVLQVSNVMRDDVVKESLSQEEALLNAPEDEDGHFKVPAVLE, encoded by the coding sequence ATGAGCATTACTGTCAAAGATGTGCAGCATGTGGCCAAGCTGGCCAGACTGCAACTAAGCCCGGAGGAAGAGGCTACTTTTACTGAACAAATGAATGCTATATTACAATATGCTGAGAAATTGAATGAGCTGGATACGGAGAATGTGAAGCCGACTACGCATGTGCTGCAGGTCAGCAATGTCATGCGCGATGATGTCGTGAAGGAGAGCCTGTCCCAGGAGGAAGCTCTGCTTAACGCGCCGGAAGACGAAGACGGACATTTCAAGGTTCCGGCTGTACTGGAATAA
- a CDS encoding ATPase → MLRLGEKIVIVADAFEQSLPIGDYGYLIAYDRNPDNAFDYVIRVPQANRNFYVTAEDIEAEEQLLVAEAERATHEALIDYALSTHNEKLFHHLMNGEDAETEEAETAPKEGLSQAEFIKQVNLRAWI, encoded by the coding sequence ATGCTGCGGTTAGGAGAGAAGATTGTCATTGTTGCGGATGCTTTTGAACAGAGTCTTCCTATCGGAGACTACGGCTACCTGATTGCTTATGACCGCAATCCCGATAATGCATTTGATTACGTCATCCGTGTCCCTCAGGCCAACAGAAATTTTTATGTTACTGCCGAGGATATTGAGGCGGAAGAACAATTGCTGGTGGCGGAAGCTGAAAGAGCTACGCACGAGGCGTTGATCGATTATGCTTTGTCGACGCACAATGAGAAGCTGTTTCATCATCTAATGAACGGCGAGGATGCGGAAACGGAAGAAGCGGAAACAGCGCCTAAAGAAGGTTTGTCCCAGGCGGAATTCATCAAACAGGTGAATCTTCGTGCTTGGATTTAA
- a CDS encoding ABC transporter permease translates to MRKFWTLYSKEMLESLRSYRLVWIPVVFIILGIMQPLTTYYLPDILKASGDMPPGMLEGYEMPGAAAVMAQALGQYGTIGMLVLALAAMNSLAGERSSGSAELLMVKPIAPAVIIIAKWAAHLTVLFIALGLGAAASGYYTIQLMGSLSISDCLAATGLYSLWLLSAVSLTLLFSAFMRGPAAAFLALLSAAGMSLLYSLLPSGFDWLPAALPDLSAGQLTEGSVAWLGPALSSVLLILACIAGAAMLMGRNKLPD, encoded by the coding sequence ATGAGGAAGTTCTGGACGCTTTACTCGAAGGAGATGCTGGAATCGCTCCGAAGCTACCGGCTGGTATGGATCCCGGTAGTGTTCATTATTCTGGGAATTATGCAGCCGCTTACTACGTATTACCTTCCGGATATTCTTAAGGCTTCAGGAGATATGCCGCCAGGAATGCTGGAAGGCTATGAAATGCCGGGTGCTGCTGCAGTAATGGCACAGGCGCTTGGACAGTACGGAACCATCGGCATGCTGGTGCTTGCACTGGCTGCCATGAACAGTCTGGCCGGGGAACGGAGCAGCGGTTCGGCTGAGTTGCTTATGGTCAAGCCGATCGCTCCGGCGGTGATTATCATTGCCAAATGGGCGGCACATTTAACCGTGCTCTTCATCGCTCTAGGACTTGGGGCAGCGGCATCGGGCTACTATACCATACAGCTAATGGGCTCACTTTCAATAAGTGATTGTCTGGCAGCTACGGGCCTTTACAGTTTATGGCTGCTTAGTGCTGTTTCATTAACTCTGCTCTTCAGCGCTTTTATGCGCGGGCCGGCCGCTGCCTTTCTTGCGCTCCTGTCCGCAGCGGGAATGTCACTGCTCTACAGCCTGCTCCCATCGGGATTTGACTGGCTGCCGGCGGCTTTGCCTGATTTATCAGCCGGACAGCTAACGGAAGGCAGTGTTGCCTGGCTTGGACCGGCACTGTCATCCGTACTGCTGATTCTTGCGTGTATTGCCGGGGCTGCCATGCTAATGGGCAGGAATAAATTGCCTGACTGA
- a CDS encoding ABC transporter ATP-binding protein has translation MALLEVTGLSKSYGKQRSVDNISFEIEAGQCVALLGPNGAGKTTTLRMLAGLLPPSAGQISFNGSPPGTDYRKELGYLPQSPAMYRWMSGLEYVVFAAKLSGIPSREAAKVSAAALERVGLAPAGRRRIGGYSGGMKQRLGLAQALVHRPKLLLLDEPVSALDPIGRREVMELLREIRGETTVIFSTHVLHDAEEICDNVILMNQGTIAVQGELSQLRLQYSLPVIRLSVETGSAAAGWLESLTLKPFIQASQISGGKAVFNVADVALARRAILQEAAGLNIPLLHFEAGSSTLEDLFMKVVGS, from the coding sequence ATGGCGCTGCTTGAGGTGACAGGGTTAAGCAAGAGCTACGGCAAGCAACGCTCCGTAGACAACATCAGCTTTGAAATCGAAGCGGGGCAATGTGTTGCCCTGCTGGGTCCGAATGGTGCTGGAAAGACAACAACGTTGCGGATGCTTGCCGGACTTCTGCCGCCTTCCGCGGGTCAGATTTCTTTTAACGGCAGTCCGCCGGGAACGGATTACCGTAAGGAGCTTGGATATTTGCCGCAATCACCGGCTATGTACCGCTGGATGAGCGGGCTGGAATACGTGGTCTTCGCGGCCAAGCTGAGCGGCATTCCATCCCGGGAGGCGGCTAAGGTGTCTGCTGCAGCCCTGGAGAGGGTAGGCCTTGCCCCCGCTGGCCGCCGGCGCATTGGCGGCTACTCCGGAGGGATGAAGCAGCGTCTGGGCCTGGCACAGGCGCTGGTTCATCGGCCCAAGCTGCTGCTGCTTGATGAGCCAGTCTCGGCGCTTGATCCGATTGGCCGCAGGGAAGTGATGGAGCTGCTCCGGGAAATCCGCGGGGAGACCACCGTCATTTTCTCTACTCATGTGCTGCACGATGCCGAAGAAATATGCGATAACGTTATTTTAATGAATCAGGGTACGATCGCAGTGCAGGGAGAACTGTCACAGCTCCGCCTGCAATATAGCCTGCCAGTGATCCGGTTGTCAGTGGAGACTGGAAGTGCAGCAGCCGGGTGGCTGGAGAGTCTTACCCTGAAGCCGTTTATTCAAGCTTCGCAAATATCAGGCGGGAAAGCCGTCTTTAATGTCGCTGACGTAGCATTGGCGCGCCGGGCCATACTGCAGGAGGCGGCCGGACTTAACATTCCGCTGCTGCATTTTGAAGCCGGATCCTCTACACTGGAGGATCTGTTTATGAAAGTGGTGGGATCATGA
- a CDS encoding PLD nuclease N-terminal domain-containing protein gives MDEVNWGLIWPLVALQALLAIIGLFSLAKAEQVRGPKWLWVLILLFGNLLGSIAYFTIGRKES, from the coding sequence ATGGACGAGGTGAACTGGGGGTTGATTTGGCCGCTGGTGGCTTTACAGGCTCTGCTGGCAATTATCGGACTGTTTTCTCTGGCTAAGGCGGAACAGGTCCGGGGGCCAAAGTGGCTATGGGTACTCATATTGCTCTTCGGCAATCTTCTGGGCAGCATAGCATATTTTACAATTGGAAGGAAGGAAAGCTGA